A stretch of the Lolium perenne isolate Kyuss_39 chromosome 3, Kyuss_2.0, whole genome shotgun sequence genome encodes the following:
- the LOC127339445 gene encoding protein ALP1-like has translation MSSSSSSSSDGVEGDFIAAFQEEYEEEMQAEEVVPRRRRRREFIRRDRLGAHDRLFEDYFADDCNYPPSYFRRRYRMRRSLFLTIVARLGEYSPYFTQRNDALNRAGFSPLQKCTAALRLLAYGAAADTIDEWLKLARQTSSDCLDRFCKGIIECYGETFCRRPTVEDTQRLLAKAEELGFPGMLGSIDCMHWQWRNCPVAHAGQFTRGDIKHPTIILEAVALYDRWIWHAFFGVAGSNNDLNVLNQSPLFTNVLRGEAPVVNFTVNGHEYHYGYYLADGIYPSWPVFMKGVTLPQNEKQRVFTSAQSAHRKDVECAFGVLKARFNILAVPGRSYSRRTLGLIMRACVILHNMIIDDEREQNLDNIYETVASNVGPAIHHHAPSSLAARIQMDTEMRESPMYTQLQHDLMEHVWANS, from the coding sequence ATGTCTTCGTCCAGCAGCAGTTCGAGCGACGGAGTGGAGGGTGATTTCATCGCTGCATTCCAGGAGGAGTATGAGGAGGAGATGCaagccgaggaggtggtgccaagaCGTCGGCGCCGCCGAGAGTTCATCAGGCGTGATCGTCTGGGTGCCCACGATCGGCTCTTcgaggactacttcgccgacgactgCAACTATCCTCCGAGCTACTTTCGGCGAAGGTATCGGATGAGACGATCCCTCTTCCTGACCATTGTGGCTAGATTGGGTGAATACTCTCCGTATTTCACCCAAAGAAATGATGCTCTCAACCGTGCTGGTTTCTCTCCCCTGCAAAAGTGTACTGCGGCTTTGCGTCTGTTAGCTTATGGAGCCGCTGCAGATACAATAGATGAGTGGCTTaagttagctagacaaacttcatcAGATTGTCTAGATAGATTCTGTAAAGGCATCATTGAGTGTTACGGGGAGACGTTTTGCCGTCGCCCAACTGTGGAGGATACTCAGCGGCTGTTAGCGAAAGCCGAGGAGCTTGGCTTTCCGGGCATGTTagggagcatcgattgcatgcattggcaatggaggAACTGCCCAGTGGCTCATGCTGGCCAATTCACAAGGGGAGACATCAAACACCCTACCATAATCTTAGAAGCCGTTGCGTTGTATGATCGTTGGATCTGGCATGCCTTTTTTGGAGTGGCCGGGTCCAACAACGACCTCAATGTACTCAACCAGTCACCGTTGTTCACTAATGTGCTTAGGGGAGAAGCACCCGTAGTGAACTTCACGGTGAATGGACACGAGTACCACTATGGTTACTACCTTGCCGACGGCATCTACCCCTCCTGGCCGGTGTTCATGAAAGGTGTTACTCTTCCACAAAATGAAAAGCAGCGAGTGTTCACTTCTGCTCAATCAGCGCATCGCAAAGATGTCGAGTGTGCCTTTGGAGTGTTGAAGGCTAGGTTCAACATTCTAGCAGTTCCGGGACGCTCCTACTCGAGGCGTACTCTTGGATtgatcatgcgtgcatgtgtcattctgcacaacatgatcatcgacgatGAGCGTGAACAAAATTTGGACAACATCTATGAGACAGTTGCTTCAAATGTCGGCCCTGCAATACACCACCATGCACCATCAAGCCTAGCAGCCAGGATTCAGATGGACACCGAAATGAGGGAGTCACCGATGTATACACAGCTCCAGCATGATTTGATGGAGCATGTGTGGGCTAATTCCtag